The following are from one region of the Aspergillus chevalieri M1 DNA, chromosome 1, nearly complete sequence genome:
- a CDS encoding uncharacterized protein (COG:S;~EggNog:ENOG410PTHW), whose product MSISHHLPSHLSDSKSWTANPTRPHCPTGLKTELEHLNPDSSPATIAAILNQFPTNFNAPYVHHRLVTFPTDIDRANWSAALPPGDADLRDTFSSWWCSPKKNKSTWIGLFSTWTSSYVGDSNWDKRSWHVWGVAAIKSQEGRGKYLIIWDCDPRSPYNEEGEKHDIKRPQEFMLGTQVKLLEFLQQRKNGRKARAQINAVFYNIDTSLSGQDKCLEHTMRWVVEMTEFGDSPFKGFDHNSNSLDPRTDGCLRILRR is encoded by the coding sequence ATGTCGATTTCTCACCATCTTCCATCTCACCTGTCTGATTCAAAATCCTGGACCGCAAACCCGACACGTCCCCATTGCCCTACTGGTCTCAAAACTGAGCTTGAGCATCTGAATCCTGACTCCTCTCCAGCCACGATTGCCGCTATTCTCAACCAGTTCCCCACCAACTTCAACGCCCCATACGTCCATCATCGACTAGTCACCTTCCCAACTGACATAGATCGTGCAAACTGGTCAGCCGCCTTACCTCCTGGTGACGCTGATCTCCGCGACACTTTCTCCTCCTGGTGGTGCTccccaaaaaaaaacaaGTCCACCTGGATTGGCCTCTTTAGTACCTGGACCTCCTCCTATGTCGGTGATTCGAACTGGGACAAACGTTCATGGCATGTATGGGGGGTAGCAGCTATTAAGTCCCAGGAGGGGAGAGGCAAATACCTGATCATTTGGGACTGTGACCCTCGCTCCCCTTACAATGAAGAGGGGGAGAAACATGACATAAAACGACCACAGGAATTCATGCTTGGTACTCAGGTGAAACTTCTCGAATTCTTACAACAACGCAAAAATGGACGCAAAGCCCGCGCCCAGATCAATGCAGTTTTCTACAACATTGATACTTCCTTGTCTGGACAAGATAAATGCCTCGAACATACAATGCGCTGGGTGGTCGAGATGACAGAATTTGGCGACTCACCATTTAAAGGGTTTGATCACAACAGCAATTCACTGGATCCGCGCACCGACGGATGCCTCCGAATCCTGCGCCGTTAA
- a CDS encoding uncharacterized protein (COG:S;~EggNog:ENOG410PHAM;~InterPro:IPR029057,IPR000836,IPR027417,IPR036412, IPR023214;~PFAM:PF12710,PF14681,PF13207;~go_process: GO:0009116 - nucleoside metabolic process [Evidence IEA]), protein MEPKISPELANVDIALGDPRVIGLYGVPGCGKSYLMKQLKQELGESDFQYFEGSEVINSVTVGGLNAFKKLDEHQKNQIRKLAINKIKSACAQGGNIGIVTGHFMFWDDEASEQPLRVCTQADLKTYTHVLYVNTPVEVTAKQRTEDTEKERLTVSIQHLHRWQETEIQEIRGLCRENDILFATIYPNLKGKLAILVRDFQRHDESHNGSVAEQILDETISVHYDELQTVLFFDADKTLAADDTGVRFWKGIKETKGEDDPLSALFGGPLKYSYTAFRQAMLLYEESTNDDEFEAICEELAMYTQLYPQMSALLHQAGRYNHVCPIIVTCGLRRVWEKIMEKAGLSNMIKVVGGNRITDGLVVTPSVKESLVTRTQRVHAAYTWAFGDSPVDLPMMIAAHQAIIAVGEQQNRSKSMEHNLLTAMVNDGLQARQALLPNDLSPPRLDSVRLPVVNLTEKLFLDSIFQPHKCSGGLRLYHATDSNAAKLLSTPMRDDNIRGPPQQKAHSKAGSYLAIRYLVELIGVEEFTMRHPQKKYIAGYRLLGEEQTLIVPLMRGGQPMASGVNKVFPKAQLLHAKEPKDMKKEHLEGIVTVILVDYVINSGESMVQFVRHIQEMHGTIRIIIVAGVVQDQAVRGCSPIRAVARSTELTVVALRLSGNKYTGKGTTDTGNRLFNTTHLD, encoded by the coding sequence ATGGAGCCGAAGATCTCACCTGAGCTTGCGAATGTGGACATTGCGTTAGGTGATCCCCGAGTGATAGGGCTGTATGGCGTGCCCGGCTGCGGCAAGTCATACCTGATGAAACAACTCAAGCAGGAGCTGGGCGAGTCGGATTTCCAGTACTTTGAAGGGTCTGAGGTAATCAACTCTGTGACTGTTGGTGGGCTCAACGCTTTCAAGAAGCTAGATGAGCACCAGAAAAACCAGATTCGCAAGCTTGCCATCAACAAGATCAAGTCGGCATGCGCCCAGGGTGGCAACATCGGTATTGTGACCGGGCATTTTATGTTCTGGGATGATGAAGCAAGCGAACAGCCGTTGAGGGTTTGTACTCAGGCAGACTTAAAGACTTATACGCACGTCCTGTACGTCAACACACCTGTGGAAGTGACGGCGAAACAGCGAACAGAAGATACCGAGAAAGAACGTTTGACTGTGTCGATCCAGCATTTGCATCGCTGGCAGGAGACCGAGATTCAGGAAATACGTGGTCTTTGTCGTGAAAACGACATTCTCTTCGCAACCATCTACCCAAATCTGAAGGGTAAGCTAGCGATCTTGGTTCGTGACTTCCAGCGTCATGATGAGAGCCACAATGGATCAGTTGCCGAGCAAATTCTTGATGAAACCATCTCTGTGCATTATGATGAGCTGCAGactgttcttttctttgatgCTGATAAGACGCTCGCCGCGGATGATACCGGTGTACGCTTCTGGAAGGGAATCAAGGAGACAAAAGGTGAAGATGATCCGTTAAGCGCACTGTTCGGAGGCCCACTAAAGTACTCGTATACTGCATTCCGACAGGCGATGTTGTTGTATGAGGAGTCAACCAATGACGACGAATTTGAGGCTATCTGCGAAGAACTAGCTATGTACACACAGCTCTATCCGCAAATGTCCGCGCTTTTGCACCAAGCGGGAAGATACAACCATGTTTGTCCCATTATCGTGACCTGTGGACTGCGCCGTGTGTGGGAGAAAATTATGGAGAAAGCAGGCCTCTCCAATATGATAAAGGTTGTGGGCGGGAATCGAATTACAGACGGGCTTGTTGTGACCCCGTCAGTCAAAGAGAGTTTGGTTACCCGTACACAGCGAGTTCATGCAGCGTATACCTGGGCATTCGGAGATAGCCCTGTCGACCTGCCGATGATGATTGCTGCTCACCAGGCCATCATTGCAGTTGGCGAGCAGCAAAACCGGAGCAAGAGCATGGAGCACAATTTGTTGACTGCGATGGTGAATGATGGGTTGCAAGCTCGCCAGGCTTTGCTGCCAAATGATTTGTCGCCGCCGCGGCTGGATTCTGTGAGACTGCCAGTTGTCAATCTCACAGAGAAGTTATTTCTGGATTCAATCTTCCAACCCCACAAGTGCTCTGGTGGCCTACGACTTTACCATGCTACGGATAGCAACGCGGCCAAGTTGTTGAGTACTCCAATGCGAGATGACAATATCCGCGGACCACCCCAGCAAAAGGCCCATAGCAAGGCCGGATCTTATCTAGCCATAAGATACCTGGTCGAGCTCATCGGTGTTGAGGAGTTCACTATGCGCCACCCTCAGAAAAAATATATCGCTGGATACCGGCTGCTCGGAGAGGAGCAAACCTTGATCGTTCCGCTGATGCGCGGTGGGCAACCCATGGCTTCTGGCGTCAACAAGGTCTTCCCCAAGGCTCAACTCCTCCACGCCAAAGAACCGAAGGATATGAAGAAGGAGCATCTTGAGGGCATTGTTACCGTCATCCTGGTCGACTATGTGATAAACAGCGGTGAGTCGATGGTCCAGTTCGTGCGACACATTCAAGAAATGCATGGCACGATTCGTATCATTATCGTTGCTGGCGTTGTCCAGGATCAGGCTGTTAGAGGCTGCAGCCCTATTCGTGCCGTCGCACGTTCCACAGAGCTTACTGTTGTCGCGCTTCGCCTGTCAGGTAATAAGTACACTGGAAAGGGAACCACTGACACTGGAAACCGATTATTCAACACAACTCACCTGGATTGA
- a CDS encoding uncharacterized protein (COG:S;~EggNog:ENOG410QDNA;~InterPro:IPR000477,IPR036397,IPR012337,IPR005135, IPR002156,IPR036691,IPR043502;~PFAM:PF00078,PF14529,PF00075;~go_function: GO:0003676 - nucleic acid binding [Evidence IEA];~go_function: GO:0004523 - RNA-DNA hybrid ribonuclease activity [Evidence IEA]): MLETNLRVLQLNIMKSGPRMEALINDHQSQNLDILLIQEPSITSYQTHVNHSAWRLYRPTVDTDAVRFRSLVYVNRNLSTSSHRQIRCEHPDITAIKIWTADSQILLFSVYLPSVPLYAPDEGSAEPMLTAIQNTISIARRDDRRSTTVILSGDFNRHHPMWGGNHIQPRFIEDACELITFFQEHNLQTCLPRGTATFWPLNDPGKSTTIDLTVTDRPGLLIKCHLYHENYGSDHRATYSEWSLKPYHKPTAKARKAYERAEWDKIGAEVLQRMGPWKEIKTRPALDETVERLTEITISAVENHTPNRRPTPYSKRWFTPDLKGQQTEVNRLRRKWQESCAEYGRDHARSGTLFQEMQQKRRAWTRTIEKVKKSHWKQFLDGAGEGTLWKAATYMKPRETWGCIPALHVDSNELVENEDKAQAFLDTFFPKMDQPLEDPPVQAPLELPWPLITELEIQRSLKAAKSSTAPGEDGLPTLVWKHLWKYIGKLITRIFTASIKLGHHPRRWRRAKIVVLRKPGKPDYSIPGAYRPISLLNTLGKLLEAVMARRLSYLAEKHGLLPDTQFGGRPGRTTEQALLVLSNAIDQAWYKHGVMTLIAFDLKGAFNGVNKISLDARLRAKGIPAVARKWIASFMSERYASIGFDDFRTEVALLVNAGLAQGSPLSPILFTFFNSDLVDQPVTFRGGASAFIDDYFRWRVGRSAEENLAKIQSEDIPRIEAWAQQTGSCFAAEKTELIHITRRRSEQLQGQVVINGKTVKPSPTAKLLGVIFDHELRWKEHVQQAIKRATKVTIALAGLRHLRPEQMRQIYQACVTPVVDYASTVWHDPLRDKTHLRHLNTVQRAPLVRILSAFRTVASATLEVEAHVLPTHLRLRRRAQYTIARLHTLPRIHPIWGALLRAQRRRNNIGNYARFPLAEALKTMDLQRLDELETIDPSPLPPWRAEPFAEIEVGSDRETAVERAETTRSTSDIVVYSDASGREGHLGAAVVALDSNLETVESQQIQVGPMDRWSVHVAELIGIFYAISTVFKVAHQPSESLERRRRTATILCDSRSALQATQNPTIKSGQRIIHAILQAATEVQTKGIALRLQWVPGHCDNPGNDAADQQAKDAARPGKTHPFRPLLSRESARLHGNILNQWEQEWRSSNKGGHLRKIDSTLPATHTRRLYGSLPRNRAYLLTQLRTGHSWLSTYAKAFRFRDDDRCVCGAQETVTHVLVDCPDLRDIRRELRREVGDALSSVSSLLGGSTVGKKGKPDTVSRAKTVKAVLDFAEASQRFWSRAPRGQPNNGNGS; encoded by the coding sequence ATGTTAGAGACCAACCTACGCGTACTACAGCTGAACATCATGAAATCGGGGCCAAGGATGGAAGCGCTCATCAACGaccaccagagccagaacctgGATATTCTCTTGATCCAGGAACCGTCGATCACTAGCTATCAAACACACGTTAATCACAGTGCATGGCGGCTATACCGACCAACTGTCGACACGGACGCAGTTCGGTTTCGTAGCCTCGTATATGTTAACCGCAACctatcaacctcctcgcacCGGCAGATTCGGTGCGAACACCCAGACATTACTGCCATCAAGATTTGGACTGCCGACTCCCAAATTCTCCTGTTTTCTGTTTACCTCCCTTCTGTCCCGCTATACGCCCCCGATGAAGGATCAGCAGAACCCATGCTCACAGCaatccaaaacacaatttCAATCGCCCGACGGGACGACCGGCGGTCCACGACTGTTATCCTATCAGGAGAtttcaaccgccatcacccAATGTGGGGCGGCAACCATATTCAACCGAGATTTATCGAAGACGCATGTGAACTCATCACCTTCTTCCAAGAGCACAATTTACAAACCTGCCTGCCTCGAGGTACAGCTACCTTCTGGCCCCTTAACGACCCAGGAAAAAGCACGACTATCGATCTAACTGTAACGGACCGACCGGGCCTGCTCATCAAATGTCACCTTTACCACGAAAACTACGGGTCGGACCACCGAGCAACATATTCGGAATGGAGCCTTAAACCCTACCACAAGCCCACCGCCAAGGCGAGGAAAGCGTACGAACGAGCAGAGTGGGACAAGATCGGAGCCGAAGTGCTCCAGCGGATGGGCCCATGGAAAGAGATCAAAACGAGACCAGCTCTAGACGAAACAGTCGAACGTCTCACAGAAATCACGATATCTGCCGTGGAGAACCACACCCCAAACCGACGCCCAACCCCCTATTCCAAACGCTGGTTCACGCCAGACCTTAAAGGCCAACAGACCGAGGTCAACCGCTTACGCCGGAAATGGCAAGAGAGCTGTGCGGAATACGGACGAGATCACGCACGCTCAGGGACCCTCTTCCAAGAGATGCAGCAAAAGCGTCGAGCCTGGACCCGTACTATTGAAAAAGTCAAAAagtcacactggaaacagttCCTAGACGGAGCTGGGGAAGGAACGCTATGGAAAGCGGCTACCTATATGAAACCGCGAGAGACCTGGGGTTGCATCCCGGCCTTGCACGTTGATTCAAACGAACTGGTGGAGAACGAGGACAAGGCACAAGCATTTCTGGACACTTTCTTCCCCAAAATGGACCAACCCCTCGAAGACCCACCAGTCCAGGCCCCGTTGGAGCTACCCTGGCCACTAATCACGGAACTGGAAATCCAGCGATCTCTTAAAGCAGCCAAAAGCTCCACGGCACCGGGCGAAGACGGTCTACCGACGCTTGTGTGGAAACACCTATGGAAGTATATAGGAAAGCTCATTACCAGAATCTTCACAGCATCAATTAAACTAGGGCACCACCCAAGACGTTGGCGGAGAGCAAAGATCGTGGTGCTGCGGAAACCTGGGAAGCCGGACTACTCGATCCCTGGGGCCTATCGCCCGATCTCACTCCTTAACACACTAGGTAAACTTCTTGAGGCAGTCATGGCTCGACGACTATCGTACCTCGCCGAGAAGCACGGCTTACTACCCGACACACAATTCGGAGGGCGACCGGGCAGGACCACTGAACAAGCCCTGCTAGTCCTTTCCAACGCGATTGACCAAGCTTGGTATAAACATGGAGTAATGACACTCATCGCGTTCGATCTGAAAGGGGCCTTCAACGGAGTCAACAAAATCAGCCTTGACGCCCGCCTCCGAGCAAAGGGAATCCCAGCCGTAGCTAGAAAGTGGATTGCAAGCTTTATGAGCGAACGCTACGCTAGCATAGGATTTGATGACTTCCGTACCGAGGTCGCCCTGCTAGTCAACGCAGGACTGGCGCAGGGCTCACCCCTCTCACCCATTCTGTTCACATTCTTCAACTCCGACCTGGTCGACCAACCAGTCACCTTTCGTGGTGGCGCATCAGCGTTCATTGATGACTACTTCCGCTGGCGAGTAGGCCGCTCAGCCGAAGAGAACCTAGCCAAAATCCAGTCAGAGGATATCCCTCGCATCGAAGCGTGGGCGCAACAGACTGGCTCCTGCTTCGCAGCTGAGAAGACCGAGCTTATCCATAtcaccaggagaagaagcgagcAACTACAAGGGCAAGTAGTCATAAACGGGAAAACTGTCAAACCATCACCCACGGCGAAGCTACTGGGTGTGATCTTCGACCATGAGTTGCGGTGGAAAGAGCATGTCCAGCAAGCCATCAAACGTGCCACCAAGGTAACCATTGCTCTGGCCGGACTGCGACATCTACGCCCAGAACAGATGCGACAAATTTACCAAGCGTGCGTCACACCAGTGGTAGACTATGCGTCAACGGTCTGGCATGACCCTCTACGTGATAAAACCCACCTGCGCCACCTAAACACAGTGCAAAGGGCCCCTCTGGTTCGTATCCTGTCGGCGTTCAGGACAGTAGCGTCCGCCACTCTAGAAGTGGAAGCACATGTCCTTCCAacacacctccgcctccgccgccgagcACAATATACCATCGCGAGACTCCACACTCTACCTCGTATTCACCCTATTTGGGGTGCGCTCCTCCGAGCTCAGAGACGAAGGAACAACATTGGAAACTACGCTCGGTTCCCACTGGCGGAAGCTCTAAAGACTATGGACTTACAAAGATTGGATGAACTAGAAACGATTGACCCAAGTCCACTGCCACCGTGGCGAGCTGAACCCTTCGCGGAGATTGAGGTTGGATCGGACCGAGAAACGGCCGTGGAGCGAGCTGAAACTACACGGTCCACATCGGATATTGTTGTCTACTCAGATGCCTCTGGACGCGAGGGTCACCTAGGCGCTGCCGTTGTGGCACTCGACAGCAACTTGGAGACTGTCGAATCTCAACAGATTCAAGTAGGACCAATGGACCGCTGGTCGGTTCATGTAGCGGAGCTTATTGGCATCTTCTACGCTATCAGCACAGTGTTTAAAGTTGCCCATCAGCCCTCAGAAAGCTTAGAAAGGAGACGGAGAACAGCGACAATACTGTGCGACAGCCGATCAGCCTTGCAGGCGACTCAAAATCCGACGATCAAATCTGGACAGCGGATCATCCATGCGATCCTCCAAGCTGCCACAGAGGTCCAAACAAAAGGAATCGCGTTGCGCCTTCAATGGGTGCCAGGGCACTGCGATAACCCTGGAAATGACGCTGCAGATCAACAGGCCAAGGATGCTGCACGCCCAGGCAAGACGCACCCCTTCCGCCCACTACTCTCGAGGGAGAGCGCGCGCCTCCACGGCAATATCCTTAATCAGTGGGAGCAGGAATGGAGGTCATCCAACAAAGGTGGTCACCTACGAAAGATCGACAGCACCCTACCAGCAACTCACACGAGGAGGCTATATGGGAGCCTGCCCAGGAACCGAGCGTACTTATTAACACAGCTACGCACAGGCCACAGTTGGTTATCTACCTACGCGAAAGCCTTTCGCTTCCGTGATGACGACCGGTGCGTGTGCGGCGCACAAGAAACTGTCACCCATGTGCTGGTGGATTGTCCAGATCTGAGGGACATTCGAAGAGAGCTACGGAGGGAAGTAGGGGACGCGCTCAGTAGCGTCTCGAGTCTACTGGGAGGCTCGACCGTAGGTAAGAAAGGTAAACCAGACACCGTCTCAAGAGCAAAGACGGTCAAGGCCGTTTTGGACTTCGCCGAGGCGTCACAGCGGTTTTGGAGTCGCGCGCCACGAGGGCAGCCTAACAATGGGAACGGCAGTTAG